One window of Oryza brachyantha chromosome 12, ObraRS2, whole genome shotgun sequence genomic DNA carries:
- the LOC102699457 gene encoding boron transporter 1-like: MEESFVPLRGIKNDLHGRLQCYRQDWTGGFRAGIRILAPTTYIFFASAIPVISFGEQLERNTDGVLTAVQTLASTALCGIIHSFLGGQPLLILGVAEPTVLMYTFMFNFAKDRPDLGRGLFLAWTGWVCVWTAILLFLLAILGAASIINRFTRIAGELFGLLIAMLFMQQAIKGLVDEFRIPERENRKALEFIPSWRFANGMFAIVLSFGLLLTALRSRKARSWRYGTGWLRGFIADYGVPLMVLVWTGVSYIPYSSVPKGIPRRLFSPNPWSPGAYDNWTVIKDMPNVPLLYILGAFIPATMIAVLYYFDHSVASQLAQQKEFNLRKPPSFHYDLLLLGFLTLLCGLIGIPPANGVIPQSPMHTKSLATLKHQLLRNQLVATARQSMRQNVSLSQLYGSMQEAYQQMQTPLIYQQQSVKGLNELKDSTVQMASSMGNIDAPIDETIFDIEKEIDDLLPIEVKEQRLSNLLQAMMVGGCVAAMPLLKKIPTSVLWGYFAFMAIESLPGNQFWERILLLFTAPSRRYKVLEEYHTTFVETVPFKTIAMFTLFQTTYLLVCFGITWIPIAGVLFPLMIMLLVPVRQYILPKLFKGAHLTDLDAAEYEESPAIPFIAAQDIDVALARTQSAEVLDNIVTRSRGEIKRLNSPKITSSGGTPVSELKGIRSPCISENTYSPRITELRHDRSPLGGRSSPRTGETRPSKLGEGSTPK; this comes from the exons ATGGAGGAGAGCTTCGTGCCCCTCCGGGGCATCAAGAACGACCTCCATGGGAGGCTCCAGTGCTACAGGCAGGATTGGACCGGAGGGTTCCGTGCCGGTATCAG gatCCTTGCGCCGACCACTTACATATTCTTCGCTTCGGCCATACCGGTGATATCGTTCGGAGAGCAATTGGAGAGGAACACTG ATGGAGTTCTGACAGCAGTGCAGACATTGGCATCCACAGCCCTGTGTGGCATAATCCACTCCTTTCTTGGAGGGCAGCCCCTGCTGATCCTCGGAGTCGCCGAGCCGACGGTGCTCATGTACACATTCATGTTCAACTTTGCCAAGGACAGGCCTGACCTTGGCCGGGGGCTGTTCCTTGCTTGGACCGGCTG GGTGTGTGTCTGGACTGCAATCTTGCTGTTCTTGTTGGCGATACTCGGCGCGGCCTCAATCATCAACCGGTTCACCCGCATCGCGGGCGAGCTGTTTGGGCTCCTGATTGCAATGCTCTTCATGCAGCAGGCTATCAAG GGGCTTGTTGATGAGTTCCGCATCCCTGAGAGGGAGAACAGAAAGGCACTAGAGTTTATTCCGTCTTGGAGATTCGCCAATGGAATGTTTGCTATTGTCTTGTCGTTTGGCCTTCTACTTACTGCACTGCGGAGCAGAAAGGCTCGATCATGGCGCTATGGGACAG GTTGGCTTCGTGGCTTCATCGCGGACTACGGTGTCCCACTGATGGTGCTAGTATGGACAGGAGTTTCCTACATACCATATAGTAGTGTTCCAAAAGGAATTCCGCGGCGCCTTTTCAGCCCTAACCCATGGTCCCCTGGTGCATATGATAATTGGACAGTCATTAAG GACATGCCAAATGTACCACTCCTCTACATCCTTGGTGCTTTCATACCAGCAACGATGATAGCTGTCCTGTACTACTTTGATCACAGTGTCGCTTCTCAGCTTGCTCAGCAGAAGGAGTTCAATTTGAGGAAGCCCCCATCTTTTCATTACGACTTGCTTCTCCTGGGCTTCCTG ACATTACTGTGTGGCCTTATTGGTATCCCTCCGGCGAATGGTGTCATTCCGCAGTCTCCAATGCACACGAAGAGCTTGGCTACTCTCAAACATCAA CTACTCCGCAACCAACTAGTAGCCACAGCCCGACAAAGCATGCGCCAGAATGTGAGCTTGAGCCAACTTTATGGCAGCATGCAGGAAGCTTACCAGCAGATGCAGACACCACTGATCTACCAGCAACAGTCAGTCAAG GGTTTAAATGAGCTCAAGGACTCAACAGTCCAAATGGCTTCAAGCATGGGCAACATTGATGCGCCAATTGATGAGACGATCTTTGACATAGAGAAAGAAATCGATGACCTGCTGCCTATTGAGGTCAAGGAGCAAAGGTTGAGCAACTTGCTCCAGGCCATGATGGTTGGGGGTTGTGTCGCTGCTATGCCATTGCTCAAAAAGATCCCAACTTCTGTCCTATGGGGCTACTTTGCCTTCATGGCCATTGAGAGTTTGCCTGGAAACCAATTCTGGGAGAGGATATTGCTGCTCTTCACTGCTCCCAGCAGAAGATACAA GGTGTTAGAAGAGTACCACACAACGTTTGTCGAGACTGTGCCATTCAAGACGATAGCCATGTTCACACTCTTCCAGACAACATATCTACTCGTCTGCTTTGGGATCACATGGATCCCGATTGCCGGGGTTCTTTTCCCCCTCATGATCATGCTGCTGGTTCCAGTCAGGCAGTACATCCTCCCAAAGCTCTTCAAAGGTGCACATCTGACTGATCTGGATGCAGCAGAGTACGAAGAGTCACCAGCCATACCATTCATTGCCGCG CAAGATATCGATGTTGCATTGGCACGCACCCAGAGTGCAGAAGTCCTTGACAACATTGTCACTAGAAGCCGCGGTGAAATCAAGCGCCTGAACAGTCCTAAGATCACCAGCTCAGGTGGCACACCAGTGTCAGAACTTAAAGGCATCCGCAGCCCTTGTATCTCTGAGAACACATATAGCCCTCGGATCACCGAGTTGAGGCATGACCGCAGCCCTCTAGGGGGAAGAAGCAGCCCAAGGACTGGCGAAACTCGACCATCGAAGTTGGGTGAAGGCTCAACACCAAAGTGA